The DNA region CGACCACCACCTATCGCACGAAGGCTTTCATCGACGCTGCCCTGAAACTCGATGTGGACGTCGTCGCCGCGTCGGAACAGCCGAGCACTCTCGCGAACAAGAATCCAGAGGGATTGCTTACGCTCGACTTCTCAGAACCCGAACGCGCCGCGCGTCAGGCCAAAGAGTTCGCGGCTCAGTTTCCAATCGATGCGGTCATAGCTGTCGATGAAGATACCGCTGTCATCGCCGCTTCCGTGGCTCACGCGCTAAGGCTCCCGCATAACCCTGTGGAGGCCGCGATCACCGCTAAGAACAAGCATCTCATGCGCGAAGTGCTCAGCCACTCAGGAGTGCAGGTGCCTCGCTATTGGCGTTTCTCTTTGGACGACGACCCGCGCGACGTCGCCGCTCGGGTCACTTATCCGTGCGTGGTCAAGCCAGTATTCCTGTCCACAAGCCGAGGCGTCATGCGCGCCAACAACGCCGACGAATTTGCGGAAGTCGTGCGGCGGCTGGATCGAATCGTCAGCGACCCGCAGCTCGCGCGGCGTGGAGGCGCTTTGGCTCGCGAAGCGCTCGTCGAGGAATTCATTCCCGGCTTTGAGGTCGCGGTCGAAGGATTGGTCACCGGCGGCGAGTTTCGAATGCTGGCAATCTTCGACAAGCCTGATCCGCTCGACGGGCC from Acidobacteriota bacterium includes:
- a CDS encoding ATP-grasp domain-containing protein — encoded protein: MPRVLLLLPTTTYRTKAFIDAALKLDVDVVAASEQPSTLANKNPEGLLTLDFSEPERAARQAKEFAAQFPIDAVIAVDEDTAVIAASVAHALRLPHNPVEAAITAKNKHLMREVLSHSGVQVPRYWRFSLDDDPRDVAARVTYPCVVKPVFLSTSRGVMRANNADEFAEVVRRLDRIVSDPQLARRGGALAREALVEEFIPGFEVAVEGLVTGGEFRMLAIFDKPDPLDGPFFEETIYVTPSRLPLDVQQQIVETTGAATRAMGLTKGPVHAELRVNERGPWVIEVAARAIGGLCSRALRFDVGISLEGLIIRHALGEEVGHIERENRAAGVMMIPIPRAGTLKEVLGEDEAKAVAHVEDVIITAHITQELLPPPEGASYLGFMFSRAETPDQVEAALREAHARLEFFID